A genomic region of Denticeps clupeoides chromosome 9, fDenClu1.1, whole genome shotgun sequence contains the following coding sequences:
- the sp3a gene encoding transcription factor Sp3a isoform X3: protein MTAPGQPLKEEEMAALDVDSGQSDFLQQDGSTGEQDTQQSPLALLAATCSKIGSPSSEGRGGAAAVVTTDITSIQLTGATDRWDSLTPTAAVKEEPGIVHIPSAGIVSSNGQYILPLQSFQSQPIFVTSGTDTSANTVPNIQYQVIPQIHTADGQLGFSTSAVDGATLSQDASGQIQIVHDGSQGLSASGASSADLLTNNQNLISQTGHIQQIQGVSLGSSTFNTNVPVGLPGNITFVPINSVDLDSLGLSGAQTIATGVTADGQLIMAGQAMDCSASAEKTVESNATQDTFVTTTSSSSSNSTTQLPETIDGTGILTQATAVSAASEQTDPSGTFQQGQVHNVQVSSAQPIVQLQQIPIQTSDGQVVQGLAPQSLTSAGQTLPNVQLLNPGTFLIQAQTVTPSGQIQWQTFQVQGVQNLQNLQLQAAPTQQITLAPVQALSLGQGAALGSNPISIGSGQIPNLQTVTINSVAQPGIQFQHAEDTDSPGDIQIKEEPDWQLSNDSTLNPSDLSHLHVRMVDEDMDQLGQEGKRLRRVACTCPNCKEAGGRGSNLGKKKQHICHIPGCGKVYGKTSHLRAHLRWHSGERPFVCTWMFCGKRFTRSDELQRHRRTHTGEKKFVCPECSKRFMRSDHLAKHIKTHQNKKGVSGVPVVASADSTTSSDSIITSGGTTLILTNIQQGSVGSSGTSDVLSNSEIPLQLVTVSASEVLE, encoded by the exons ACTACAGACATAACGTCCATACAGCTAACAGGAGCAACCGATAGATGGGATTCCTTGACCCCCACGGCGGCTGTGAAGGAGGAGCCCGGCATTGTGCATATCCCTAGTGCAGGGATCGTGTCATCTAACGGACAGTACATTCTCCCACTCCAGAGCTTTCAGAGCCAACCGATTTTCGTCACATCAGGAACTGACACATCTGCCAACACAGTGCCTAACATTCAGTACCAAGTGATACCGCAGATCCATACCGCAGACGGACAGCTGGGCTTTTCCACCTCCGCGGTGGACGGAGCCACACTCAGCCAGGACGCCTCAGGGCAGATACAGATCGTGCACGACGGGAGTCAGGGTTTAAGCGCGTCTGGTGCATCATCCGCTGACCTCCTTACTAACAACCAGAACCTCATATCACAGACTGGGCACATCCAGCAGATCCAGGGAGTTTCGCTTGGCAGTTCCACCTTCAACACTAATGTGCCTGTGGGGCTGCCCGGGAATATTACCTTTGTTCCAATTAACAGCGTGGATTTGGACTCGTTAGGGCTCTCGGGAGCTCAGACGATAGCCACAGGGGTCACTGCCGATGGACAGCTGATCATGGCTGGTCAGGCCATGGACTGTTCAGCGAGCGCAGAAAAGACTGTCGAGTCCAATGCAACCCAAGACACATTTGTGACTACgacctcctcctcttcgtccaACTCCACCACCCAGCTGCCTGAAACGATAGACGGTACGGGCATCCTGACACAGGCCACCGCCGTGTCTGCTGCCTCTGAGCAGACCGACCCATCTGGCACCTTTCAGCAGGGTCAGGTTCATAACGTCCAGGTGTCCTCGGCGCAGCCCATCGTCCAGTTGCAGCAGATTCCCATCCAGACCAGCGATGGGCAGGTGGTGCAGGGCCTGGCCCCGCAGTCCCTGACCTCTGCCGGCCAAACGCTGCCAAATGTGCAGCTCCTCAACCCAGGGACCTTCTTGATCCAGGCCCAGACGGTCACTCCCAGTGGGCAGATCCAGTGGCAGACCTTCCAGGTGCAGGGTGTGCAGAACCTCCAGAACCTCCAGCTTCAGGCGGCACCCACGCAACAGATCACTCTGGCCCCGGTGCAGGCCCTTTCCCTGGGCCAGGGAGCGGCGCTGGGCTCGAACCCCATCAGCATCGGCTCCGGCCAGATCCCCAACCTGCAGACAGTCACCATCAACAGCGTCGCCCAGCCAGGGATTCAGTTTCagcatgcagaggacacagataGCCCAGGGG ACATCCAGATTAAGGAGGAGCCCGACTGGCAGCTGAGCAACGACTCCACCCTGAACCCCAGCGACCTGTCGCACCTCCACGTGCGAATGGTGGACGAGGACATGGACCAGCTGGGGCAGGAGGGGAAGAGGCTGCGCAGGGTGGCCTGCACCTGTCCCAACTGCAAAGAGGCCGGGGGAAG GGGCTCTAACTTGGGTAAGAAGAAGCAACACATTTGTCACATTCCAGGCTGTGGGAAGGTGTATGGGAAGACGTCCCACCTGCGGGCGCACCTGCGCTGGCATTCAGGGGAGCGTCCCTTTGTCTGCACCTGGATGTTCTGTGGGAAGCGGTTCACACGCAGCGACGAACTGCAGCGGCACCGGCGGACCCACACAG GAGAGAAGAAATTTGTGTGTCCAGAATGTTCCAAGCGGTTCATGCGCAGTGACCACCTGGCCAAGCACATCAAGACACATCAGAATAAAAAAGGCGTGAGTGGCGTTCCAGTGGTAGCCAGTGCGGACTCCACCACCTCGTCGGACAGCATCATAACTTCCGGCGGCACCACACTCATCCTCACCAACATCCAACAGGGCTCGGTCGGCTCTAGCGGCACCTCAGACGTCCTGTCCAACTCAGAGATTCCTCTCCAGCTCGTCACCGTTTCCGCCAGCGAGGTCCTGGAGTGA
- the sp3a gene encoding transcription factor Sp3a isoform X4: MTAPGQPLKEEEMAALDVDSGQSDFLQQDGSTGEQTTDITSIQLTGATDRWDSLTPTAAVKEEPGIVHIPSAGIVSSNGQYILPLQSFQSQPIFVTSGTDTSANTVPNIQYQVIPQIHTADGQLGFSTSAVDGATLSQDASGQIQIVHDGSQGLSASGASSADLLTNNQNLISQTGHIQQIQGVSLGSSTFNTNVPVGLPGNITFVPINSVDLDSLGLSGAQTIATGVTADGQLIMAGQAMDCSASAEKTVESNATQDTFVTTTSSSSSNSTTQLPETIDGTGILTQATAVSAASEQTDPSGTFQQGQVHNVQVSSAQPIVQLQQIPIQTSDGQVVQGLAPQSLTSAGQTLPNVQLLNPGTFLIQAQTVTPSGQIQWQTFQVQGVQNLQNLQLQAAPTQQITLAPVQALSLGQGAALGSNPISIGSGQIPNLQTVTINSVAQPGIQFQHAEDTDSPGDIQIKEEPDWQLSNDSTLNPSDLSHLHVRMVDEDMDQLGQEGKRLRRVACTCPNCKEAGGRGSNLGKKKQHICHIPGCGKVYGKTSHLRAHLRWHSGERPFVCTWMFCGKRFTRSDELQRHRRTHTGEKKFVCPECSKRFMRSDHLAKHIKTHQNKKGVSGVPVVASADSTTSSDSIITSGGTTLILTNIQQGSVGSSGTSDVLSNSEIPLQLVTVSASEVLE, from the exons ACTACAGACATAACGTCCATACAGCTAACAGGAGCAACCGATAGATGGGATTCCTTGACCCCCACGGCGGCTGTGAAGGAGGAGCCCGGCATTGTGCATATCCCTAGTGCAGGGATCGTGTCATCTAACGGACAGTACATTCTCCCACTCCAGAGCTTTCAGAGCCAACCGATTTTCGTCACATCAGGAACTGACACATCTGCCAACACAGTGCCTAACATTCAGTACCAAGTGATACCGCAGATCCATACCGCAGACGGACAGCTGGGCTTTTCCACCTCCGCGGTGGACGGAGCCACACTCAGCCAGGACGCCTCAGGGCAGATACAGATCGTGCACGACGGGAGTCAGGGTTTAAGCGCGTCTGGTGCATCATCCGCTGACCTCCTTACTAACAACCAGAACCTCATATCACAGACTGGGCACATCCAGCAGATCCAGGGAGTTTCGCTTGGCAGTTCCACCTTCAACACTAATGTGCCTGTGGGGCTGCCCGGGAATATTACCTTTGTTCCAATTAACAGCGTGGATTTGGACTCGTTAGGGCTCTCGGGAGCTCAGACGATAGCCACAGGGGTCACTGCCGATGGACAGCTGATCATGGCTGGTCAGGCCATGGACTGTTCAGCGAGCGCAGAAAAGACTGTCGAGTCCAATGCAACCCAAGACACATTTGTGACTACgacctcctcctcttcgtccaACTCCACCACCCAGCTGCCTGAAACGATAGACGGTACGGGCATCCTGACACAGGCCACCGCCGTGTCTGCTGCCTCTGAGCAGACCGACCCATCTGGCACCTTTCAGCAGGGTCAGGTTCATAACGTCCAGGTGTCCTCGGCGCAGCCCATCGTCCAGTTGCAGCAGATTCCCATCCAGACCAGCGATGGGCAGGTGGTGCAGGGCCTGGCCCCGCAGTCCCTGACCTCTGCCGGCCAAACGCTGCCAAATGTGCAGCTCCTCAACCCAGGGACCTTCTTGATCCAGGCCCAGACGGTCACTCCCAGTGGGCAGATCCAGTGGCAGACCTTCCAGGTGCAGGGTGTGCAGAACCTCCAGAACCTCCAGCTTCAGGCGGCACCCACGCAACAGATCACTCTGGCCCCGGTGCAGGCCCTTTCCCTGGGCCAGGGAGCGGCGCTGGGCTCGAACCCCATCAGCATCGGCTCCGGCCAGATCCCCAACCTGCAGACAGTCACCATCAACAGCGTCGCCCAGCCAGGGATTCAGTTTCagcatgcagaggacacagataGCCCAGGGG ACATCCAGATTAAGGAGGAGCCCGACTGGCAGCTGAGCAACGACTCCACCCTGAACCCCAGCGACCTGTCGCACCTCCACGTGCGAATGGTGGACGAGGACATGGACCAGCTGGGGCAGGAGGGGAAGAGGCTGCGCAGGGTGGCCTGCACCTGTCCCAACTGCAAAGAGGCCGGGGGAAG GGGCTCTAACTTGGGTAAGAAGAAGCAACACATTTGTCACATTCCAGGCTGTGGGAAGGTGTATGGGAAGACGTCCCACCTGCGGGCGCACCTGCGCTGGCATTCAGGGGAGCGTCCCTTTGTCTGCACCTGGATGTTCTGTGGGAAGCGGTTCACACGCAGCGACGAACTGCAGCGGCACCGGCGGACCCACACAG GAGAGAAGAAATTTGTGTGTCCAGAATGTTCCAAGCGGTTCATGCGCAGTGACCACCTGGCCAAGCACATCAAGACACATCAGAATAAAAAAGGCGTGAGTGGCGTTCCAGTGGTAGCCAGTGCGGACTCCACCACCTCGTCGGACAGCATCATAACTTCCGGCGGCACCACACTCATCCTCACCAACATCCAACAGGGCTCGGTCGGCTCTAGCGGCACCTCAGACGTCCTGTCCAACTCAGAGATTCCTCTCCAGCTCGTCACCGTTTCCGCCAGCGAGGTCCTGGAGTGA